In Tachysurus vachellii isolate PV-2020 chromosome 3, HZAU_Pvac_v1, whole genome shotgun sequence, one genomic interval encodes:
- the LOC132843546 gene encoding uncharacterized protein LOC132843546 — protein sequence MLHGYKMMHLKCIQAGYVVTQETIRQLLKILDPHGVQLRRRNRLRRRLYHNPGPNFLWHVDSYDKLKPYGICINGAIDGFSRMLIWLHAYSTSSDPKVIAGYFIDAVLSRNGTATRIRSDLGTENCYMEQMQMFMRHDHTDDFSRNCYLYGSSNHNQRIEHWWGFLRKQHAQFWINLFQDLKDSDDFSGDFLDKSLIQFTCLEIIERELQDVVHLWNTHRIRPSRNAVSPCGRPVMMYTLPQLFGAREYLKEASQQKIQACREECRERGPYPCDNTVFDICCLAMAENSLHPPTSPEEAIDLYMFLRAYIRTQI from the exons atgcttcacggatataagatgatgcatctaaaatgcattcaggctggctatgtggtgacacaagagacaatcaggcaattgttgaaaatactggatccccatggagtgcaactgaggcgccggaatcgtcttcggcgacgtttgtatcataatccaggtccgaactttttatggcatgttgattcatatgacaaactcaaaccatatgggatctgcatcaatggtgcaatcgacgggttttcacgaatgCTGATATGGCTACATGCATACTCTACAAGTAGTGATCCCAAGGTCATCGCTGGATACTTTATTGATGCGGTGTTATCAAGGAATGGGACAGCCACCCGAATTCGCTCAGACTTAGGGACAGAGAACTGTTACATGGAACAGATGCAGATGTTCATGAGACATGATCATACGGACGACTTTTCGAGAAATTGCTATTTGTATGGCTCAAGCAATCATAACCAACGGATAGAGCATTGGTGGGGATTTTTGAGGAAACAGCATGCACAGTTCTGGATCAACCTATTTCAAGATCTAAAAGATTCTGACGATTTCTCCGGTGACTTCCTAGACAAAAGTCTAATACAGTTCACATGTCTTGAAATAATAGAG agAGAGCTGCAGGATGTTGTTCACCtctggaacacacacagaattcgCCCATCCAGAAATGCTGTGTCCCCATGTGGACGTCCAGTGATGATGTACACCCTACCCCAACTTTTTGGTGCTAGGGAGTACCTTAAAGAGGCATCCCAACAGAAGATACAGGCTTGTAGGGAGGAATGTCGTGAGAGAGGACCATATCCTTGTGATAATACAGTGTTTGACATTTGTTGCCTTGCCATGGCAGAAAACAGTCTTCATCCACCAACCTCTCCAGAGGAAGCCATTGATCTTTACATGTTCTTACGTGCTTACATACGTACCCAAATTTAA